A single region of the Musa acuminata AAA Group cultivar baxijiao chromosome BXJ1-11, Cavendish_Baxijiao_AAA, whole genome shotgun sequence genome encodes:
- the LOC135597304 gene encoding small ribosomal subunit protein eS12-like, translating into MAAEEPEKTAPALGEPMDLMTALQLVMKKSLAHDGLVRGLHEAAKAIEKHAAQLCILAEDCNQADYVKLVKALCADHNVHLVMVPSAKTLGEWAGLCKIDSEGKARKVVGCSCVVIKDYGEESEGLHIVQEYVKSH; encoded by the exons GGAAGAGCCTGAAAAAACTGCTCCAGCTCTTGGAGAGCCCATGGACTTGATGACAGCTCTCCAACTTGTGATGAAGAAGTCATTGGCTCATGATGGGCTTGTTCGTGGTCTTCACGAAGCTGCCAAGGCAATCGAGAAGCATGCAGCACAGCTTTGCATTCTGGCTGAGGATTGCAACCAGGCTGACTATGTCAAGCTAGTCAAAGCCCTCTGTGCTGATCATAATGTGCATCTAGTAATGGTTCCAAGTGCCAAAACCCTTGGCGAGTGGGCAGGG CTATGCAAGATTGATTCAGAGGGAAAGGCTAGGAAAGTTGTGGGTTGTTCATGTGTGGTAATCAAG GATTATGGTGAAGAATCGGAGGGTCTTCATATAGTTCAGGAGTATGTCAAGTCCCATTGA